One Aegilops tauschii subsp. strangulata cultivar AL8/78 chromosome 7, Aet v6.0, whole genome shotgun sequence genomic window carries:
- the LOC109734080 gene encoding beta-glucuronosyltransferase GlcAT14B-like: protein MLRTSQVIRHHNSQPRVATMDTVSVPRTQHQPAGSQPYSVTLVINGPSTLRGRPCGGIDLRWVRSVAAGGIFLVFLLAASRIAFPSASVFIHPYPAATQPPSPVGTPRFAYLVSGSAGEAGRLHRCLFALYHPRNHYILHLDAEASDSERTELAAFLAAHPVLAAVGNVRVLEKADADLVTHRGSTMVTTTLGAAATFLRGPGADWDWFINLSASHYPLVTQDDLMDVFSRLPRDLNFLDHTSDMASPRAMVDPGHYMNGTEKRELRQLPTTIFTGSAWTVLSRPFVEYLIRGWKNLPRNLLVSSPEAYFHTMACNAEEFRNTTVNHDMHYISWGGSPARQPELINSSHWDGMLGSDAPFACNFGQDNPVLDRIDAELLLRQPGMLAPGSWSIGDTGGDGSFWIVRDATPLRPGPGATRLQRLLTSLLSEENFRPKQCKIVNHSA from the exons ATGCTGCGAACCTCACAAGTCATCAGACATCACAATTCACAACCGCGCGTCGCCACCATGGATACTGTGAGTGTGCCACGCACCCAACACCAACCAGCCGGCTCGCAGCCCTACTCTGTGACCTTGGTTATCAATGGCCCCTCCACCTTGCGCGGACGCCCCTGTGGCGGCATCGACCTGCGGTGGGTGCGCTCCGTGGCCGCCGGGGGCATCTTCTTGGTGTTCCTCCTAGCGGCTTCCCGGATCGCATTTCCCTCCGCCTCAGTCTTCATTCACCCGTACCCCGCTGCCACCCAGCCCCCGTCGCCGGTCGGGACCCCACGCTTCGCCTATCTGGTCTCTGGTTCGGCCGGCGAAGCCGGCAGGCTGCACCGCTGCCTCTTCGCGCTCTACCACCCACGGAACCACTACATCCTCCACCTGGACGCGGAGGCGTCCGACTCGGAGCGCACCGAGCTGGCGGCCTTCTTGGCCGCGCACCCGGTTCTTGCCGCCGTGGGCAACGTGCGAGTGCTGGAGAAGGCCGACGCCGACCTGGTGACCCACAGGGGCAGCACCATGGTAACCACCACACTGggcgccgccgccaccttccTGCGCGGCCCCGGCGCCGACTGGGACTGGTTCATCAACCTCTCCGCCTCTCACTACCCGCTGGTCACGCAGGACG ATCTGATGGACGTGTTCTCGCGGCTGCCACGTGACCTCAACTTCCTCGACCACACGAGCGACATGGC GTCTCCGAGGGCGATGGTTGACCCGGGGCACTACATGAACGGGACAGAGAAGCGGGAGCTGCGGCAGCTGCCCACCACAATCTTCACAG GTTCTGCTTGGACGGTGTTGTCACGGCCGTTCGTTGAGTACTTGATCCGGGGGTGGAAAAACCTCCCGCGCAACCTCCTGGTCTCCTCCCCGGAGGCCTACTTCCACACCATGGCCTGCAACGCCGAGGAGTTCCGGAACACCACCGTGAACCACGACATGCATTACATCTCCTGGGGCGGCTCCCCTGCGCGTCAACCGGAACTCATCAACTCCAGCCACTGGGACGGGATGCTCGGCAGTGACGCCCCCTTCGCATGCAATTTTGGCCAGGACAACCCGGTGCTCGACAGGATCGACGCAGAGCTCCTGCTGCGGCAACCCGGGATGCTTGCCCCCGGCAGCTGGAGCATCGGGGACACTGGCGGCGATGGCTCCTTCTGGATCGTGAGGGACGCGACGCCCCTGCGTCCTGGCCCTGGAGCTACGCGGCTGCAGCGGCTCCTCACATCGCTCCTTTCCGAGGAGAACTTCCGGCCTAAACAGTGCAAGATAGTCAATCACAGCGCCTGA